A stretch of the Teretinema zuelzerae genome encodes the following:
- a CDS encoding RecQ family ATP-dependent DNA helicase: MEPVHIEDPVVLAARNTFHISYLYPWQRLVIANILDALAAGEHARSCSRPGNVSPDAEEELFDEDGCLRGRQIILLPTGAGKSLCFQIPALFAAGPTLVIYPLLALMGDQKRRMDEGGLEPALFRGEQSAEEREAQYRRLEGRDGKPPARLVIANPEVLAGEKVLSRIAAMKPAHIAIDEAHCVSEWGDTFRPSYLELGRIIDRLGAPAVSAFTATASPPVLERIAEVLFGGRAHLVRGEADRPNIRYEAVSCRMKEAALARTVHRSARPLVVFCATRGGTERTARLLRSVLGDQDIRFYHAGLQKEEKIEVEAWFHGHDRAVLCTTCAWGMGVDKKNVRTVIHRDPPPTAEAYIQEAGRGGRDGGQARAVLLWSPSDSARIRRMKDGAAKERAKVLEKAASGAECRRLVLLKALGDPRAGGDGKGGETLACSGCDVCGGTAAPPGKESEDGQIVLDFIRKNGKAYSATEAAGMLENEANRASRLKDGIEYWARGYFISALTEFEKEGTLTTYQYWPWKDRIGAVNPRHRRLLLRRPHRNFFSCLLSSVRRRPSPDEDGEVFSGSGRSSSRC; encoded by the coding sequence ATGGAACCTGTCCATATTGAAGATCCGGTTGTTCTGGCTGCCCGGAATACCTTTCACATTTCCTACCTCTATCCCTGGCAACGGCTCGTGATAGCCAACATACTCGACGCCCTTGCGGCCGGCGAACACGCCCGTTCCTGCTCCCGCCCCGGAAACGTTTCCCCCGATGCCGAGGAAGAGCTTTTCGACGAAGACGGCTGCCTCCGCGGCCGCCAGATCATCCTCCTTCCCACGGGGGCCGGCAAATCCCTGTGCTTCCAGATTCCCGCCCTCTTCGCTGCAGGCCCGACCCTCGTAATCTATCCCCTGCTCGCGTTAATGGGAGACCAGAAACGCCGCATGGACGAGGGAGGACTCGAGCCCGCGCTGTTCAGGGGAGAGCAGAGCGCGGAGGAGCGGGAGGCGCAGTATCGCCGCCTGGAGGGACGCGACGGAAAACCGCCGGCCCGGCTGGTCATCGCGAATCCGGAGGTGCTCGCCGGAGAAAAGGTATTGTCGCGGATCGCGGCGATGAAGCCGGCTCATATCGCGATAGACGAGGCGCACTGCGTCTCCGAGTGGGGAGACACCTTCCGGCCCTCGTACCTGGAGTTGGGCCGCATCATAGACAGGCTCGGCGCTCCGGCGGTTTCAGCCTTCACCGCCACGGCCTCGCCGCCGGTGCTGGAGAGGATCGCGGAGGTGCTGTTCGGCGGGCGGGCCCATCTGGTGCGCGGCGAGGCAGACCGTCCGAACATCCGCTACGAGGCGGTGAGTTGCAGAATGAAGGAGGCCGCGCTGGCGAGAACAGTGCATCGATCGGCGCGGCCCCTCGTCGTGTTTTGCGCGACCCGCGGCGGAACGGAGCGCACGGCCCGCCTCCTCCGGAGCGTGCTCGGAGACCAGGACATCCGGTTTTACCACGCGGGCCTCCAAAAGGAGGAAAAGATCGAAGTAGAAGCGTGGTTCCACGGCCATGACCGGGCGGTGCTCTGCACGACCTGCGCTTGGGGAATGGGCGTCGACAAGAAAAACGTGCGCACGGTGATACACCGCGATCCGCCCCCGACTGCGGAGGCCTATATCCAGGAAGCCGGCCGCGGGGGAAGGGACGGAGGCCAGGCTCGCGCGGTGCTGTTGTGGAGTCCATCGGATTCGGCGAGAATCCGGCGGATGAAGGACGGAGCGGCGAAAGAGCGAGCGAAGGTTCTTGAAAAAGCGGCCTCGGGAGCGGAATGCCGGCGGCTGGTTCTCCTCAAGGCGCTGGGCGATCCGCGCGCGGGCGGGGACGGCAAAGGCGGCGAAACCCTTGCCTGTTCGGGCTGCGATGTGTGCGGCGGTACGGCCGCTCCGCCCGGGAAGGAAAGCGAAGACGGGCAAATCGTATTGGATTTTATCAGGAAAAACGGAAAGGCGTATTCGGCGACGGAGGCCGCGGGAATGCTCGAAAACGAAGCGAACCGGGCTTCAAGACTGAAGGACGGCATCGAATACTGGGCGCGGGGATATTTTATATCCGCTCTTACGGAATTCGAAAAAGAAGGAACGCTTACTACTTATCAATACTGGCCGTGGAAGGACCGCATCGGAGCGGTCAATCCTCGCCATCGTCGACTTCTTCTTCGTCGTCCTCATCGGAATTTTTTTTCTTGTCTTCTTTCTTCGGTTCGGCGGAGGCCTTCACCGGACGAGGACGGGGAGGTCTTTTCCGGTAGCGGACGATCCAGCTCACGATGTTGA
- the hisH gene encoding imidazole glycerol phosphate synthase subunit HisH: MTGIVDYNAGNIRSVELALLSLGVEYRISKNPKDLEGSDRLIFPGVGEAKFAMQELRKTGFDAFLKDWAAADKPLLGVCLGSQIIFDHSEEGDTACLGLIPGRIRRFPENFRGIGLKVPHMGWNDIAYANGGSPLFDGVPEGRDFYFVHSYYIDPADPKAISATADYGFPVPCAIKRGNLEAVQFHPEKSSLAGLRLLSNFCGKTWGGPAC, from the coding sequence ATGACTGGAATCGTGGACTATAACGCAGGAAATATCAGAAGCGTGGAGCTGGCTCTGCTCTCTCTCGGAGTCGAATACCGCATTTCCAAGAACCCGAAAGACCTTGAAGGTTCGGACCGCCTCATATTCCCCGGCGTCGGAGAAGCGAAATTCGCCATGCAGGAATTGAGGAAGACCGGGTTCGACGCCTTCCTTAAAGACTGGGCGGCCGCCGACAAGCCGCTACTGGGAGTGTGTCTCGGTTCGCAGATTATTTTCGACCATTCGGAAGAAGGCGACACGGCCTGCCTCGGCCTGATTCCCGGCCGCATCCGGAGATTCCCCGAAAACTTCCGGGGAATCGGGCTGAAAGTTCCGCACATGGGATGGAACGACATTGCCTATGCAAACGGCGGTTCTCCCCTTTTCGACGGCGTGCCGGAAGGCCGCGACTTCTATTTCGTCCACTCCTATTACATCGATCCGGCCGATCCGAAGGCGATCTCCGCGACGGCTGATTACGGATTCCCCGTTCCCTGCGCAATCAAGCGGGGAAATCTGGAAGCAGTGCAGTTCCATCCGGAAAAATCGTCCCTCGCGGGACTCAGGCTGCTTTCGAATTTCTGCGGAAAAACTTGGGGAGGCCCGGCATGCTGA
- the hisF gene encoding imidazole glycerol phosphate synthase subunit HisF, whose amino-acid sequence MLKKRIIVCLDVKDGRTTKGVKFLDNVDIGDPVVMAEEYYRQGVDELVFYDIMASARDRGPTLDLIRRVAETIHIPFCVGGGISTVEDIRNTILAGAEKVSLNSPAVRNPKLLTEGAAIFGNQCIVLGMDAKKDPGMPSGYRIYVNGGRVATDLDALEWAIRAERLGAGEIVLNSIDADGTRDGYELTITKMISENVGIPVVASGGAGKPAHMAEVLGPGKADAALIASMVHSGDYTIGSIKADLAARGIPVRR is encoded by the coding sequence ATGCTGAAAAAACGAATCATCGTCTGTCTCGACGTGAAAGACGGCAGAACCACCAAGGGCGTGAAGTTCCTGGACAACGTGGACATCGGAGATCCGGTGGTCATGGCTGAGGAATACTACCGGCAGGGCGTCGACGAACTGGTGTTCTACGACATCATGGCGTCGGCTCGAGACAGGGGTCCGACGCTGGATCTCATCAGGCGGGTCGCCGAAACCATCCATATTCCCTTTTGCGTGGGAGGCGGAATCTCGACGGTCGAGGATATCAGAAACACCATTCTCGCGGGAGCGGAAAAGGTGAGCCTTAATTCTCCCGCCGTCAGGAACCCGAAACTTCTTACAGAAGGAGCGGCCATTTTCGGAAACCAGTGCATCGTTCTCGGCATGGACGCGAAAAAAGATCCGGGGATGCCTTCCGGCTACCGCATCTACGTGAACGGCGGACGCGTCGCGACGGACCTCGACGCCCTTGAGTGGGCTATCCGCGCCGAACGGCTCGGAGCCGGGGAAATCGTGCTCAACTCGATCGACGCCGACGGCACCCGAGACGGCTACGAACTGACAATCACCAAAATGATCAGCGAAAACGTCGGCATTCCCGTCGTCGCCTCAGGCGGAGCCGGAAAGCCGGCGCATATGGCCGAGGTCCTCGGTCCGGGCAAGGCCGACGCGGCGCTGATCGCCTCGATGGTCCACTCCGGCGACTATACGATCGGCTCGATCAAAGCCGACCTCGCCGCCCGCGGCATTCCCGTCAGAAGATAG
- a CDS encoding DUF4340 domain-containing protein, which produces MMKIAPRKAVLLGALGVLLTVYAFQLVLDGRDSPKSLIAEGIDFIAVEKTDGTAWSLSLTGDVWTAGSLDGSTDRVPADQAKAKSLAESLGSIRVLSVVSAGGDGERFGFADDAAFRVTAKAKGKTVRALVLGKTASIPSQSYLRADGNSEILLVSGDFPTRFGETLEDMKQKETAPPPSVEGAADQPLEGAALQ; this is translated from the coding sequence ATGATGAAAATAGCGCCGCGGAAGGCGGTTTTGCTCGGGGCCCTCGGGGTCCTTTTGACAGTGTACGCGTTCCAGCTTGTTCTCGACGGCCGCGATTCCCCGAAAAGCCTGATTGCCGAGGGCATCGATTTCATCGCGGTCGAGAAAACGGACGGGACCGCCTGGTCCCTTTCCCTGACCGGCGATGTGTGGACGGCGGGCTCTCTGGACGGATCCACCGACCGCGTCCCCGCCGATCAGGCCAAGGCGAAATCCCTTGCGGAATCTCTTGGATCGATCAGGGTGTTGAGCGTGGTTTCCGCCGGAGGCGACGGAGAAAGATTCGGTTTTGCCGACGACGCCGCATTTCGCGTTACCGCGAAGGCGAAGGGCAAGACAGTTCGCGCCCTTGTTCTGGGCAAGACTGCATCGATTCCGAGCCAATCCTACCTCCGCGCGGACGGAAATTCCGAGATTCTCCTGGTGTCGGGCGACTTTCCGACCCGGTTCGGGGAGACTTTGGAAGATATGAAACAGAAAGAAACCGCGCCCCCGCCTTCAGTCGAAGGAGCTGCCGACCAGCCCCTCGAAGGCGCCGCACTCCAGTAA
- a CDS encoding GldG family protein translates to MHSFKKFGAWLMGPKSDFLLLVLVIALANLVGARAFFRLDLTSQGSYSLSQASRELVSSLEEPVSVRVYFTKNLPSPYNSVESYLDDLLSEYRGHAKKGRFAYQFLDMEEAENRQQAQAWGLQNVQVQEVKDTEVGLKSAWMGLVLVYGDGAEVLDSLTTTEGLEYRLTTTLGRMIAMNDTLAGLDGKIQLTLYASSSLGKFGIGGFKELPGEVSSALDRVNKRNRNRIVFSSVDPAPLDMDALVGKYGLQKISWAAGRDGTPEGSGLLGLTLEKGDRFISIPLELTRGLFGGYGIRGLETLEDSISGALQSLLSRSVETAYLTGHGEKSLWDARSGAARLQSLVQDRYSLTEYEKVQDVPAAVSSIMINGPRSAFSEDELYALDQFLMRGGNLFLLLDPIAEILPDQQMQMYGAQPTYESIDTGLQKLLTAWGVEFSSSYVMDKACYVARQQGAGDVPLYYVPQLPKEGLNPKHPVSKNLAYVLFLQTGALSAPSLSQGLSFTPLASSSRESWIPEKITSLNPYSIMPPSEDAMESKTLAALIEGTFPSAFASPPTTEIPAEEGEADAGKKQAASPVQSADLSATRHLSSSAQSGRVAIFGSSAITTPSVMDEKGSQPVAILVRNAIDWLNGNSDLIPMRTKGLSLNTLDKTTKAQRDAVRAVNLYGLPAAVILIGFAVWRLRVARRKRIKDQYMPARTHNTEVAE, encoded by the coding sequence ATGCATTCCTTTAAGAAATTCGGCGCCTGGCTCATGGGCCCGAAAAGCGATTTTCTGTTGCTCGTGTTGGTCATCGCGCTCGCGAACCTCGTCGGCGCGCGGGCTTTCTTCCGCCTCGATCTGACCTCTCAAGGGTCGTATTCTCTTTCGCAGGCGAGCCGGGAGCTGGTGTCTTCGCTTGAAGAGCCGGTGTCCGTGCGCGTGTATTTCACGAAGAATCTGCCGTCTCCGTACAACAGCGTTGAAAGCTATCTCGACGATTTATTGTCCGAATACCGCGGACACGCGAAAAAGGGCCGCTTCGCCTATCAGTTCCTGGACATGGAGGAGGCGGAGAACCGCCAGCAGGCGCAGGCCTGGGGGCTCCAGAACGTTCAGGTGCAGGAGGTCAAGGATACCGAGGTCGGGCTCAAATCCGCATGGATGGGCCTTGTCCTCGTCTACGGCGACGGGGCCGAGGTGCTCGACTCCCTGACGACGACCGAGGGACTCGAGTACCGGCTCACCACCACGCTCGGACGGATGATCGCCATGAACGACACCCTCGCCGGCCTCGACGGAAAGATTCAGCTCACCCTCTACGCTTCCTCTTCTCTCGGCAAATTCGGCATCGGCGGCTTCAAGGAGCTTCCGGGCGAAGTGTCCTCCGCCCTCGACCGGGTGAATAAGCGCAACCGCAACCGGATCGTGTTTTCTTCCGTGGATCCCGCCCCGCTCGACATGGACGCCCTCGTCGGCAAGTACGGTCTGCAAAAGATAAGCTGGGCCGCAGGCAGGGACGGAACGCCCGAGGGTTCGGGTCTGCTCGGCCTCACGCTGGAAAAGGGCGACCGCTTTATTTCGATTCCCCTTGAATTAACGCGCGGTCTGTTCGGCGGCTACGGCATCCGCGGCCTCGAGACGCTCGAAGATTCCATTTCAGGAGCCCTGCAGAGCCTCCTTTCCCGATCGGTGGAAACGGCCTATCTGACCGGCCACGGCGAAAAGAGCCTCTGGGACGCGCGCTCGGGCGCCGCCCGGCTTCAGTCTCTGGTGCAGGACCGCTACAGTTTGACCGAGTATGAAAAGGTTCAGGACGTGCCTGCGGCGGTGTCTTCCATTATGATCAACGGACCGCGCTCCGCCTTCTCCGAAGACGAGCTCTATGCCCTCGACCAGTTCCTCATGCGGGGCGGAAATCTCTTCCTCCTCCTTGATCCGATCGCGGAAATCCTGCCCGACCAGCAAATGCAGATGTACGGCGCCCAGCCGACCTATGAGTCGATCGATACCGGACTGCAGAAGCTTTTAACTGCTTGGGGAGTCGAGTTCAGCTCGTCCTACGTGATGGACAAGGCCTGCTACGTCGCGCGGCAGCAGGGAGCGGGCGACGTGCCGCTCTACTATGTGCCCCAGCTTCCGAAAGAGGGTCTTAACCCGAAGCATCCGGTTTCCAAAAATCTCGCCTACGTGCTTTTCCTGCAAACCGGCGCCCTTTCGGCTCCCTCTCTCTCTCAGGGTTTGAGCTTTACCCCGCTTGCCTCGTCCTCCCGCGAATCCTGGATTCCCGAGAAGATCACGAGTTTGAATCCGTATTCCATCATGCCGCCTTCCGAGGACGCGATGGAATCGAAGACCCTCGCCGCCTTGATCGAGGGAACCTTCCCGAGCGCGTTCGCGTCTCCTCCTACCACTGAAATTCCGGCCGAGGAGGGCGAAGCCGACGCCGGGAAAAAACAGGCGGCGTCCCCGGTCCAATCGGCAGATCTCTCGGCTACCAGACATCTTTCTTCGTCGGCCCAGAGCGGACGCGTGGCAATTTTCGGATCTTCCGCCATTACCACGCCCTCCGTCATGGACGAGAAAGGCAGCCAGCCGGTGGCGATTCTCGTGCGCAACGCGATCGACTGGCTGAACGGAAACAGCGACCTTATCCCGATGCGGACCAAGGGCCTGTCCCTAAATACCCTCGATAAAACCACCAAGGCTCAGCGGGACGCCGTCCGCGCGGTGAACCTGTACGGACTCCCCGCGGCGGTCATTCTGATAGGATTCGCTGTGTGGCGCCTGCGGGTCGCTCGCAGGAAGCGCATCAAGGATCAATACATGCCCGCCCGCACTCATAACACGGAGGTTGCCGAATGA
- a CDS encoding ABC transporter permease, which produces MKRSSPVWTVLLKRELGALYQSPVAWIVTVLFLAFSGFLFFPTFFLVNRAEMRNFFSLLPILFSFFLPALTMRLLAEESRSGSLETLLTLPVTGAHVTAAKFLSVVVFVAGMLAPSLAYVFSIGMIGNPDPGPIAGGYLGALFLAAAYASIGLYASSVTKNQILAFFVAFSLCIMLTLAHQFAIFLPPFLVAPVEFLGSSSHFEAVSRGILDTRDLLYFASLTALFLAMTVRNLDDRRTA; this is translated from the coding sequence ATGAAGCGTTCATCACCGGTTTGGACCGTTCTCCTGAAGCGGGAACTGGGCGCCCTGTATCAGAGCCCGGTCGCGTGGATCGTGACGGTGCTTTTTTTAGCCTTTTCCGGATTTCTGTTTTTTCCGACCTTTTTCCTGGTAAACCGGGCGGAGATGCGGAACTTCTTTTCCCTCTTGCCGATTCTCTTTTCTTTTTTTCTTCCGGCGCTGACGATGCGCCTGTTAGCCGAGGAGTCCCGGAGCGGCAGCCTTGAAACCCTGCTCACGCTGCCGGTTACCGGCGCCCATGTGACGGCGGCCAAGTTTCTTTCCGTCGTGGTCTTCGTCGCGGGGATGCTCGCGCCCTCCCTGGCCTATGTGTTTTCCATCGGCATGATCGGCAATCCCGATCCGGGCCCGATTGCCGGCGGATACCTGGGCGCCCTCTTTCTTGCCGCCGCGTACGCCTCCATCGGACTGTACGCGTCGTCCGTAACGAAGAACCAGATTCTTGCCTTCTTCGTCGCGTTTTCCCTCTGCATTATGTTGACGCTCGCGCATCAGTTCGCGATCTTCCTTCCGCCCTTTTTGGTCGCTCCGGTGGAATTCCTCGGCTCCTCCTCCCATTTCGAGGCGGTGAGCCGGGGCATACTCGACACCCGCGATCTTCTGTACTTCGCATCTCTCACCGCGCTGTTCCTCGCGATGACGGTGCGCAACCTCGACGACAGGAGGACAGCCTGA
- a CDS encoding ATP-binding cassette domain-containing protein, translating into MIEVQQVSRRFGTFTAVDGISFSIQKGEIVGLLGPNGAGKTTTMRMITGYLEPTAGVILIDGENILSNSEKAKRKIGYMPESAPLYSDMITADYLEYVAAVQGVDASERVPQLARMCGLAEVMHKNISDLSRGYRQRVGLAHALMQDPEILILDEPTSGLDPNQIIEVRKLIREIGKTRTVIISTHILGEVEMLCDRVIIISRGKIAADSPTGELKTRFGRSSAVRVSAAGCSSAELAAALGSLEGAAGASAVDGFAGDGGQAAAGEDTPDGKLASAVVSVEGDGDLRGAVSRLVHGKGWTLYELGLERNSLEDVFRTLTSGGDLS; encoded by the coding sequence ATGATCGAAGTTCAGCAGGTTTCCCGGCGGTTCGGAACCTTTACGGCGGTCGACGGCATCAGCTTTTCTATTCAGAAGGGCGAGATCGTCGGGCTTTTGGGGCCGAACGGCGCAGGAAAAACGACAACGATGCGGATGATCACCGGCTACCTTGAGCCGACCGCGGGCGTTATTTTGATCGACGGGGAAAACATCCTTTCGAACAGCGAAAAAGCGAAGCGGAAAATCGGGTACATGCCCGAGTCGGCGCCCCTGTATTCCGACATGATCACCGCGGATTACCTCGAATACGTGGCGGCCGTCCAGGGCGTGGACGCTTCCGAGCGCGTTCCCCAGCTCGCACGGATGTGCGGCCTTGCCGAGGTGATGCATAAAAACATCAGCGACCTTTCGCGCGGCTACCGCCAGCGGGTCGGCCTTGCGCACGCCCTGATGCAGGATCCTGAAATCCTGATTCTCGACGAGCCGACGTCCGGCCTCGATCCCAACCAGATCATCGAAGTGCGCAAGCTCATCCGCGAGATCGGGAAAACCCGGACCGTCATTATTTCCACTCATATTTTGGGCGAGGTCGAGATGCTCTGCGACCGCGTCATCATTATTTCCCGGGGAAAGATCGCGGCGGACAGCCCGACCGGCGAACTGAAAACGCGGTTCGGCCGCAGCTCCGCGGTGCGCGTGTCGGCGGCGGGATGCTCTTCCGCCGAGCTCGCCGCGGCCCTGGGTTCGCTTGAGGGAGCCGCCGGGGCGTCCGCCGTCGACGGCTTCGCCGGAGACGGAGGGCAAGCGGCCGCGGGAGAGGACACTCCGGACGGGAAGCTCGCTTCCGCTGTGGTGTCGGTCGAGGGAGACGGGGACCTTCGCGGCGCGGTTTCGCGCCTGGTCCACGGCAAGGGCTGGACGCTCTACGAGCTCGGCCTTGAGCGCAATTCGCTCGAAGACGTATTTAGAACTCTCACCTCTGGAGGAGACCTTTCATGA
- the queD gene encoding 6-carboxytetrahydropterin synthase QueD produces the protein MFEIRVEADFAAAHFLSDYHGKCERLHGHNYLVHAHARGETLDSGGMLVDFGVLKKALRDVCAALDHSNLNDMAAFDRNPSAERIAAYIFIELKSMLPEVPLYAVDVWETPTSRARYIG, from the coding sequence ATGTTTGAGATACGAGTAGAGGCCGATTTCGCGGCCGCCCATTTTTTGTCCGATTACCATGGAAAGTGCGAGCGCCTGCACGGTCATAATTATCTGGTTCACGCCCACGCGCGCGGGGAAACCCTCGATTCAGGCGGCATGCTGGTGGACTTCGGCGTGCTGAAAAAAGCGCTGCGGGACGTATGCGCGGCCCTGGACCACAGCAACCTTAACGATATGGCTGCCTTCGACCGCAACCCGAGCGCCGAACGGATCGCCGCCTACATTTTCATCGAGCTCAAGTCCATGCTTCCCGAAGTTCCTCTTTACGCGGTCGACGTCTGGGAAACCCCGACAAGCCGAGCTCGCTACATAGGGTGA
- a CDS encoding UDP-N-acetylmuramoyl-L-alanyl-D-glutamate--2,6-diaminopimelate ligase, giving the protein MSKRLSSFLNAIPVISVSGNADPKISSLAYDSRKVLPGALFFALPGLHADGARFIPQAVASGAKAVVHAGTLPAESGYAEPGVVYVRVEDPRFAMSPLSAAFHDHPSRDMAVVGVTGTEGKSTTVSLIFQLLRLCGEKAGFISTVDYSLGGEVLPNPEHQTTPEAVTIHEKLARMRESGCAYAVIESSSHGLSPRTNRLGDVLFDVGVMTNVTHEHLEFHGTHEQYKSDKANLFRALDLHDHLKGGKQIPSFGVVNDEDPAASYFRAATKKSVYGFSTWASTKQGGLSAESIEADAAGVFFKLNESGDRSYPVRINLPGAFNVRNVMATVIAVSGLLKKPVAELVPLLPLLKPVAGRMTVVDQGQPFEVIVDYAHTPSSFQAVFPSLRKRIGGRIISLFGSGGERDTLKRPEQGRIAADYSDVIILADEDPRGEDPVELLEMIAAGCPEKKRNEELYIIPNRPQAIRKAYSLAQPGDLVLLLGKGHENSIIYKDRTDPYDEIGEARTALAEMGYGGKK; this is encoded by the coding sequence ATGAGTAAAAGACTATCCAGCTTCCTCAACGCGATCCCCGTCATTTCCGTCTCCGGCAACGCCGACCCGAAAATTTCCTCCCTTGCATACGACTCCCGGAAAGTTCTTCCGGGCGCCCTCTTTTTCGCCCTTCCCGGCCTCCATGCCGACGGTGCGCGATTCATTCCCCAGGCGGTCGCCTCAGGAGCGAAGGCTGTCGTGCACGCGGGAACGCTCCCCGCCGAAAGCGGATACGCCGAGCCCGGCGTGGTCTACGTCAGGGTGGAAGATCCGCGTTTCGCCATGTCGCCGCTCTCGGCGGCCTTCCACGACCATCCGTCGCGGGACATGGCCGTCGTCGGAGTAACCGGCACCGAGGGAAAAAGCACCACGGTGTCCCTCATCTTCCAGCTGCTCCGGCTCTGCGGCGAGAAAGCCGGCTTCATCTCCACGGTGGATTATTCCCTCGGCGGGGAGGTTCTCCCCAATCCCGAACACCAGACGACGCCGGAAGCGGTCACCATCCATGAAAAGCTCGCCCGAATGCGGGAGTCAGGCTGCGCCTACGCGGTCATCGAATCCTCGTCCCACGGCCTTTCGCCCCGGACGAACCGCCTGGGAGACGTGCTTTTCGACGTGGGAGTGATGACGAACGTAACCCATGAGCACCTCGAATTCCACGGGACGCACGAACAATACAAAAGCGACAAGGCGAATCTCTTCCGCGCCCTCGACCTGCATGACCATCTGAAAGGCGGAAAACAGATTCCCTCCTTCGGAGTGGTGAACGACGAAGATCCTGCTGCCTCCTATTTCCGCGCCGCGACGAAAAAGTCCGTGTACGGCTTTTCCACCTGGGCCTCCACCAAGCAGGGAGGACTCTCCGCGGAATCCATCGAAGCCGATGCCGCCGGGGTGTTCTTCAAATTGAACGAATCCGGAGACCGTTCCTATCCGGTTCGCATCAACCTTCCGGGAGCCTTCAACGTCCGCAACGTCATGGCTACCGTCATCGCGGTCTCGGGACTCCTGAAAAAACCGGTGGCGGAACTGGTTCCCCTCCTCCCGCTTCTCAAGCCGGTCGCCGGCCGCATGACAGTCGTCGATCAGGGCCAGCCCTTCGAGGTCATCGTCGATTACGCCCACACTCCCTCGTCCTTTCAAGCCGTATTCCCCTCCCTGCGCAAGCGCATCGGAGGAAGGATCATCTCCCTGTTCGGCTCGGGAGGCGAACGCGACACGCTGAAAAGGCCTGAACAGGGCCGCATCGCCGCCGACTATTCCGACGTCATCATCCTCGCGGACGAAGATCCGCGCGGAGAAGACCCGGTAGAGCTCCTCGAAATGATCGCGGCAGGGTGCCCCGAGAAAAAGCGGAACGAGGAACTCTACATCATTCCGAACCGGCCCCAAGCGATCCGCAAAGCTTACTCCCTGGCGCAGCCGGGCGATCTGGTGCTCCTGCTCGGCAAGGGGCACGAAAACTCGATTATTTACAAGGATCGCACCGATCCGTACGACGAGATAGGAGAAGCCCGGACGGCTCTGGCCGAAATGGGCTACGGAGGAAAAAAATGA
- a CDS encoding D-alanine--D-alanine ligase family protein has protein sequence MNIAVLYGGKSGEHEVSLRSASAIARHIPAEANGVVLIGITKNGAWHLQSGEALQKVRSDHSALLTVEESPETLVSVVPGAGGAGALRCAGKAIPVDVVFPVLHGTFGEDGTVQGLCEMADLPYVGGGVMASAVAMDKEKTKILWQAAGLPVVPFIAVKYAHWVNEAERRLLVQKADKELGWPMFVKPACAGSSVGAARASNAEELEKRAGEAFAWDDKIIIEPFIPAREIECSVTGNEAPVAYTPGEIIPTHEFYDYDAKYNDPDGASLKIPADLSDQTTKKVRQIAVEAYKTLDLSGLSRVDFFIDKRNDALYLNEINTIPGFTSISMFAKMCEASGLPYPDLVMKLVHLAKARFDARRNLRTSRA, from the coding sequence ATGAATATTGCGGTACTCTACGGCGGAAAATCCGGCGAACACGAAGTTTCGCTCCGCTCGGCCTCGGCCATCGCGCGGCACATCCCCGCGGAAGCCAACGGAGTCGTTCTCATCGGCATAACCAAGAACGGCGCCTGGCACCTCCAAAGCGGCGAAGCGCTTCAGAAAGTGCGCTCGGACCACTCGGCCCTCCTGACGGTAGAAGAAAGCCCGGAAACCCTCGTGTCGGTCGTGCCGGGAGCAGGCGGCGCCGGAGCCCTCAGATGCGCGGGCAAGGCAATCCCCGTCGACGTCGTGTTTCCCGTACTCCACGGAACCTTCGGAGAGGACGGAACAGTCCAGGGCCTCTGCGAAATGGCGGACCTCCCCTATGTAGGCGGCGGAGTCATGGCGAGCGCCGTCGCGATGGACAAGGAAAAAACGAAGATACTGTGGCAGGCGGCAGGGTTGCCGGTAGTCCCCTTCATCGCGGTCAAATATGCGCACTGGGTAAACGAGGCCGAACGGCGCCTCCTTGTCCAGAAGGCGGACAAGGAACTCGGCTGGCCGATGTTCGTCAAACCCGCCTGCGCGGGCAGCTCGGTGGGCGCCGCGCGCGCCTCCAACGCAGAAGAACTTGAAAAGCGCGCGGGAGAAGCCTTCGCCTGGGACGACAAAATCATCATCGAACCCTTCATCCCCGCCCGGGAAATCGAATGCTCGGTCACCGGAAACGAAGCTCCGGTAGCCTACACTCCGGGAGAAATCATCCCTACCCACGAGTTCTACGATTACGACGCGAAGTACAACGATCCCGACGGCGCATCGCTTAAAATCCCCGCGGACCTGAGCGATCAGACGACCAAGAAAGTACGCCAGATCGCGGTGGAAGCGTACAAGACGCTCGACCTCTCAGGCCTTTCCCGCGTGGACTTCTTCATCGACAAACGCAACGACGCCCTCTATCTCAACGAAATCAATACTATTCCCGGCTTCACCTCGATATCGATGTTCGCTAAAATGTGCGAGGCTTCCGGCCTCCCCTACCCAGATCTGGTGATGAAGCTCGTTCATTTGGCAAAAGCCCGTTTCGATGCCCGGAGAAATCTCAGGACCAGCCGCGCATGA